In Dehalogenimonas etheniformans, one genomic interval encodes:
- a CDS encoding DUF3303 family protein produces the protein MKFMVHGQQTSTTAEHRSQLNYLESCKEWVQQLSESKKLDGAYSFTDGGGLFIIDAASHEELTKILLSFPLSHISKFTIQPLADFAATADSIIEAMSGVTDMRHHIFCP, from the coding sequence ATGAAATTTATGGTTCACGGTCAACAGACTTCGACCACCGCTGAACACAGGTCTCAGCTTAATTATCTCGAATCATGCAAAGAGTGGGTTCAACAACTGTCGGAATCCAAGAAGCTTGACGGAGCGTACAGCTTCACCGACGGCGGCGGTCTATTCATCATCGACGCGGCTTCACATGAAGAATTAACTAAAATACTCTTGAGTTTCCCCCTGAGCCATATCAGCAAATTTACCATCCAGCCTCTGGCCGATTTCGCAGCCACTGCCGACTCCATAATTGAAGCCATGAGCGGTGTGACTGACATGCGGCATCACATATTCTGCCCTTAA
- the thrS gene encoding threonine--tRNA ligase — MMRHSAAHVLAQAVIALFPGAKLGIGPSIETGFYYDFELPRALVPEDLPLIEAKMGEIIKQNLPFVKETASRAEAESTFAQQPYKLEILADLPEGEDITLYRDGDFVDLCRGPHVSHTARIKAFKLLSIAGAYWRGDEKRPMLQRIYGTAFPTKVELEEYLKKLEELEARDHRRINKQLNLFATPDEIGGGLIIYGPKAGRIRTTIEEFWRKEHYNAGYEILYSPHIGRSTLWEISGHLANYKDIMYSPMDIDGQDYYVKPMNCPFHILYYKSQMRSYRDLPLRWCELGTVYRYERSGVLTGLLRVRGFTQDDAHIFCTPEQIENEIAEVIRFSFHMWQTFGFKDYQLYLATRPEKAIGTEEQWQKAADVLRRVMDAQGLTYKVDEGGGAFYGPKIDLKVRDALGREWQMTTIQFDFNLPERFKMVYVGADGQEHRPYMVHRALLGSWERFFGLLIEHYAGAFPLWLHPVQVAVLPISDRHLEYALKIYSDLKAAGFRMSFDDRSETINQKIRQSQLDKVPCMLVIGDKELQANTVAVRLRTGEQKFGITFPQLVEALNTAVRDRLVNLAL, encoded by the coding sequence ATGATGCGTCATTCCGCCGCTCATGTGTTAGCGCAGGCGGTAATTGCGCTTTTCCCAGGGGCGAAACTGGGGATAGGTCCTTCGATAGAGACCGGTTTCTATTATGATTTCGAACTTCCTCGGGCGCTGGTGCCTGAAGACCTGCCCTTGATAGAGGCGAAAATGGGCGAGATCATAAAGCAGAATTTGCCTTTCGTCAAAGAAACGGCCTCTAGAGCTGAGGCAGAGAGCACCTTCGCCCAACAGCCGTATAAGCTGGAAATCCTCGCTGATCTACCCGAAGGGGAGGATATCACGCTTTATCGCGACGGCGATTTTGTCGACCTTTGTCGTGGACCTCACGTATCTCATACAGCTCGGATAAAAGCTTTTAAGCTGTTGTCTATTGCCGGGGCTTACTGGCGGGGTGACGAGAAACGTCCGATGCTCCAGCGTATATATGGGACAGCCTTCCCGACCAAGGTGGAACTTGAAGAATATCTGAAAAAGTTGGAAGAGCTTGAAGCCAGGGATCATCGCCGGATAAATAAACAACTTAATTTGTTTGCCACACCTGATGAAATCGGCGGAGGGCTGATCATTTATGGACCGAAGGCGGGGAGAATTCGTACCACCATTGAAGAATTCTGGCGCAAAGAACACTACAACGCAGGCTACGAAATTCTCTATAGTCCCCACATCGGCCGCAGCACTCTTTGGGAGATTTCAGGCCACCTGGCAAACTATAAAGATATCATGTATTCACCCATGGACATTGACGGGCAGGATTACTACGTCAAGCCGATGAACTGCCCGTTTCACATCCTGTATTACAAATCTCAGATGCGCTCATACCGGGATCTTCCCCTTCGATGGTGTGAACTGGGGACGGTTTATCGCTATGAGCGCAGCGGCGTTCTGACCGGATTGCTTCGAGTCCGCGGGTTTACTCAAGATGATGCCCATATCTTCTGCACTCCCGAACAGATCGAAAATGAGATCGCGGAAGTCATCCGTTTCTCTTTCCATATGTGGCAGACGTTTGGTTTCAAGGACTATCAACTCTATCTGGCGACGCGGCCCGAGAAAGCTATCGGGACTGAAGAGCAGTGGCAAAAAGCTGCTGATGTCCTGAGACGCGTCATGGACGCTCAGGGTCTGACCTATAAGGTGGATGAGGGCGGAGGGGCTTTCTATGGACCTAAGATCGATCTCAAGGTGCGTGATGCGCTCGGCCGCGAATGGCAGATGACCACCATACAATTCGATTTCAATCTTCCGGAACGTTTCAAGATGGTATACGTCGGCGCCGATGGCCAGGAACACCGGCCGTATATGGTACACCGTGCGTTGCTAGGGTCCTGGGAACGGTTCTTCGGCCTTTTGATTGAGCACTATGCCGGCGCCTTCCCGTTGTGGCTGCACCCCGTGCAGGTTGCCGTTTTGCCAATCTCTGATAGGCATCTTGAATATGCCCTTAAAATTTACTCAGACCTTAAAGCGGCGGGATTCAGGATGTCGTTCGACGATCGGTCGGAGACCATTAACCAGAAAATCCGGCAATCCCAACTCGATAAAGTACCATGCATGCTGGTAATAGGGGATAAGGAACTACAGGCCAACACCGTGGCTGTGAGGTTAAGGACCGGGGAACAAAAATTCGGCATCACATTCCCACAGTTGGTGGAAGCGTTAAATACCGCCGTCAGAGATCGCTTGGTAAATTTGGCTTTGTAA
- a CDS encoding FmdB family zinc ribbon protein, translating to MPIYEYICPKCRNTFELRRPFSECDAITNCPSCNAECDRILSAAFSQVMATPRDSYLLTQDKAKEKMWQSQRRAEDDKIKDPDPLKRWREERQQACGRGPEAWVEWAKEELVKQEKEKDEKTMKETAEKDYANWARKSTTVDPKEKERYWALGELQKMEAEEQARQEKMKWNPDTESWEEEKPGFDYPPVIKPTGQKKESRFDRKKVERSEESEDEIPEGEQYL from the coding sequence ATGCCAATTTATGAATATATCTGCCCTAAGTGCCGAAATACGTTCGAGTTGAGGAGACCGTTCAGCGAGTGCGACGCTATCACGAATTGTCCTTCATGTAATGCCGAATGCGATCGTATTCTCTCTGCTGCGTTCTCCCAGGTTATGGCCACGCCGCGGGACAGCTACTTGCTGACTCAGGATAAGGCCAAAGAAAAGATGTGGCAGTCGCAACGGCGAGCTGAAGACGATAAGATCAAAGATCCCGATCCTTTGAAACGGTGGCGCGAGGAGCGGCAGCAGGCCTGCGGTCGCGGTCCTGAAGCCTGGGTTGAATGGGCTAAGGAAGAACTCGTCAAGCAGGAAAAAGAAAAAGATGAAAAGACAATGAAGGAGACCGCTGAAAAGGATTACGCCAATTGGGCTCGTAAATCCACCACGGTTGATCCTAAAGAAAAAGAACGCTACTGGGCTCTTGGCGAACTCCAGAAAATGGAAGCTGAAGAGCAGGCACGCCAGGAAAAGATGAAATGGAACCCAGACACCGAATCCTGGGAAGAGGAAAAACCTGGGTTTGATTATCCACCGGTGATAAAACCGACAGGACAAAAAAAGGAGAGCCGTTTCGACCGTAAGAAGGTGGAACGCAGCGAAGAATCCGAAGACGAGATACCCGAGGGCGAACAATACCTCTAA
- the dapF gene encoding diaminopimelate epimerase yields MDFTKVQSVGNDFVLIETSDNKRNWSDVAQAICNRHFGVGADGLLLLMPSDKADFRMRIFNTDGSEAEACGNGLRCLVHYISSKGLSSAKNLAIETFGGTRKAEILRDSNHTRIRIGMGAPIFEPSLIPVQTELGKGGLVCGMTVNYPLLINGDSLKLGFISMGNPHALYFTDKAVADFPLAEIGPRVETSAMFPKKTNFEVARVINSRSIEMRVWERGVGETLACGSGACAVAVAAWILGFTGDKVDIKLPGGKLSAEWSGQGDVYLTGEAEIVFTGCWSK; encoded by the coding sequence ATGGATTTTACTAAGGTACAGAGCGTCGGCAACGATTTTGTGTTGATCGAAACATCTGACAACAAACGCAACTGGTCAGACGTCGCCCAGGCGATCTGCAACCGGCATTTCGGCGTCGGCGCCGACGGACTTCTTCTACTTATGCCGTCTGATAAAGCAGATTTCCGGATGCGGATTTTCAACACGGACGGCTCTGAAGCGGAGGCCTGCGGGAATGGGCTCCGTTGCCTCGTGCATTACATAAGCTCCAAAGGCCTTTCGAGCGCTAAAAACTTGGCTATCGAGACATTCGGCGGAACCCGGAAAGCCGAAATCTTGCGCGATTCGAATCACACGAGGATACGCATCGGCATGGGCGCCCCGATATTTGAACCATCGTTGATTCCGGTCCAAACCGAACTCGGAAAGGGCGGCCTGGTATGCGGGATGACGGTCAATTACCCGCTACTGATCAACGGCGATTCACTCAAGCTAGGTTTTATCTCCATGGGGAATCCGCATGCGCTTTATTTTACAGACAAAGCTGTCGCTGATTTCCCACTGGCTGAAATTGGACCCAGAGTCGAAACCTCGGCGATGTTCCCTAAGAAAACCAATTTCGAAGTTGCTCGGGTTATCAACAGCCGGTCGATTGAAATGAGGGTTTGGGAACGCGGGGTCGGGGAGACATTGGCGTGCGGATCGGGCGCTTGCGCAGTAGCTGTAGCAGCTTGGATTCTGGGTTTTACAGGCGATAAGGTTGACATAAAGTTACCGGGGGGGAAACTCTCAGCCGAATGGTCCGGGCAGGGTGATGTCTACCTTACGGGAGAGGCCGAAATCGTATTTACGGGCTGCTGGTCCAAATAG
- the tpiA gene encoding triose-phosphate isomerase, producing the protein MAEKRNFTIAGNWKMNTTLNEAVDLVNKIRSGAADFGRVETIVCPPFISLSKVKELLEGTSIQLGAQDVFYEEKGAFTGEISPGMLSSLCRYVIIGHSERRTYFHETDDVVNRKVKAAIRHGLKPIMCVGENLDEKDAGATESIINRQISLGLSGIESADLLIAYEPIWAIGTGRAATSAYANQVMNYIRELLCKILHTGKALRIPLLYGGSVNAENITDLLSQNDIDGALVGGASLKPDQFLSIIRQANELGSR; encoded by the coding sequence ATGGCGGAAAAACGTAATTTTACCATAGCCGGCAACTGGAAAATGAATACAACTCTGAACGAGGCTGTCGATCTTGTTAACAAAATTCGAAGTGGGGCTGCCGACTTCGGGCGTGTTGAAACAATCGTCTGCCCTCCTTTCATATCACTCTCAAAGGTGAAAGAGCTTCTCGAGGGCACCTCGATACAGTTAGGCGCCCAGGATGTTTTTTACGAGGAAAAGGGTGCTTTTACCGGCGAAATTTCACCCGGCATGCTTTCCAGTCTTTGCCGGTACGTGATAATCGGGCATTCGGAACGGCGAACATATTTTCATGAAACGGATGACGTCGTTAACCGAAAGGTGAAAGCGGCTATCCGTCACGGCCTCAAGCCTATTATGTGTGTCGGTGAAAATCTGGATGAAAAGGATGCCGGCGCCACCGAATCTATAATAAACCGCCAGATCAGCCTTGGTCTGAGCGGAATCGAATCCGCCGATTTATTGATAGCCTACGAACCTATTTGGGCCATCGGCACCGGCAGGGCAGCAACATCGGCGTACGCTAATCAGGTCATGAACTATATCCGTGAACTGCTCTGTAAGATCTTGCACACTGGAAAAGCCTTAAGAATACCACTACTTTATGGCGGCAGCGTGAACGCGGAAAATATTACCGATCTCCTGTCCCAAAATGATATCGATGGAGCCCTTGTCGGAGGAGCCAGCCTTAAACCGGACCAGTTTTTAAGCATTATCAGGCAGGCTAACGAACTGGGCAGCCGGTAA
- a CDS encoding LL-diaminopimelate aminotransferase: MKIARRIENLPPYLFVTISKKIVEKRARGEEVISFGIGDPDLPTPKNIIDRLCLAAHDPANHRYPESEGLPELRRAIATWYQQRFDVVLDPDSEVLPLIGSKEGIGHVAWCMLNPGDVALIPDPAYPVYGISTALADAVPYHMPLTADNNFLPDLDSIPHEVLEKAKLMWICYPNNPTGAIADVSFFDKVVAFAKAHDIAVCHDGPYTEVAYDGYRPPSFLQAAGSKEVGVEFHSLSKSYNMTGWRVGMAVGNAKMIDALKRFKSNIDSGVPQAIQLAAIEALTGPQDDITRHNAIYQRRRDLIVETLQDMGLEVQTPQASLYVWAKVPKGFTSASFATELLDQVGVVVTPGTGYGAEGEGYVRLSLTLSDASLVKGLSKLSAWRGTVGRSKSR, translated from the coding sequence ATGAAAATTGCCCGGAGAATTGAAAATTTACCGCCTTATCTGTTTGTAACCATAAGCAAGAAAATCGTTGAAAAAAGAGCACGTGGTGAGGAAGTTATCAGCTTTGGTATCGGCGATCCGGACCTTCCAACGCCCAAAAATATAATCGATCGGTTGTGCCTGGCCGCGCATGATCCGGCCAACCACCGTTACCCTGAATCCGAAGGGCTTCCGGAACTCCGCAGAGCGATTGCCACCTGGTACCAGCAACGGTTCGATGTCGTCTTGGACCCGGATTCTGAAGTCTTGCCTTTAATCGGCTCTAAGGAGGGCATCGGGCACGTCGCCTGGTGCATGTTGAATCCTGGCGATGTGGCGCTAATACCCGATCCAGCTTATCCAGTCTATGGCATCAGTACCGCTCTGGCTGATGCGGTCCCGTACCATATGCCTCTGACCGCGGACAATAATTTCCTGCCGGACTTAGACTCAATTCCTCATGAAGTTCTCGAAAAAGCCAAACTGATGTGGATCTGTTATCCGAATAATCCGACCGGGGCGATTGCGGACGTCAGTTTCTTCGATAAAGTTGTCGCTTTTGCCAAGGCACACGATATCGCCGTATGTCATGATGGACCGTATACTGAAGTCGCTTATGACGGATATCGACCTCCGAGTTTCCTTCAGGCTGCCGGATCGAAAGAGGTCGGCGTCGAGTTCCATTCTTTGTCGAAGAGCTACAACATGACCGGGTGGCGCGTGGGCATGGCCGTCGGCAATGCCAAGATGATCGATGCCCTGAAACGATTCAAGTCAAATATCGATTCAGGAGTTCCTCAAGCCATCCAGTTGGCGGCGATTGAAGCACTGACAGGACCTCAAGACGATATTACGCGACATAACGCAATCTATCAGAGGCGGCGCGATTTAATTGTCGAAACGCTCCAAGACATGGGCCTTGAAGTACAAACTCCCCAAGCCAGCCTTTATGTGTGGGCCAAGGTGCCCAAGGGTTTCACCTCAGCCAGTTTTGCCACAGAACTTCTAGACCAGGTTGGCGTTGTGGTGACCCCAGGGACCGGTTACGGCGCCGAGGGCGAAGGTTACGTCAGGTTGTCGCTGACCTTGTCCGATGCAAGTCTGGTAAAGGGATTGTCAAAGCTCTCAGCCTGGAGAGGTACCGTAGGCCGCAGCAAATCCCGTTAA
- the prfB gene encoding peptide chain release factor 2 (programmed frameshift), with product MTELISNIEKLSERIKNDLERLDIPAKEKEISELEYTTGQAEFWQDSQKAQAAMRRLNELKKSAHRWRDLEYRLSELRELGKLAEDDPSLFTDIQKDLDGLSAELDKLEFELAYSGDYDERNAILSIHAGAGGVESQDWAEMLLNMYLRWAERHDYETEILEMSAGDEAGIKSVTVILRGTYAYGNLRSEHGVHRLIRLSPFDSDHARHTSFALVEVMPEAEADADIQINPEDIKLEAYRSSGAGGQNVQKVSSAVRLTHLPTGTVVTAQTERSQYQNREIAMSLLKARLLKLKIAEQEAERSRLKGERISAEWGSQIRSYVLHPYKMVKDHRTDYETGNTTAVLEQGDLDPFIDAYLKSQMVG from the exons ATGACGGAACTAATATCGAACATCGAAAAATTGTCAGAGCGAATCAAAAACGACTTGGAGCGTCTT GACATCCCAGCAAAAGAAAAAGAAATTTCCGAACTAGAATACACCACCGGACAAGCCGAATTCTGGCAGGATTCCCAGAAAGCTCAAGCCGCGATGCGGCGTCTCAACGAATTAAAAAAATCCGCCCATCGATGGCGTGACCTGGAGTACAGGTTATCTGAGCTAAGGGAATTGGGCAAGTTGGCGGAAGATGACCCATCACTGTTTACCGATATTCAAAAAGATCTGGATGGGCTTTCCGCTGAACTCGACAAACTTGAATTCGAACTGGCCTACAGCGGGGACTACGACGAACGTAACGCCATCCTTTCGATACATGCCGGCGCCGGTGGGGTCGAAAGCCAGGACTGGGCCGAGATGCTACTGAATATGTACCTTCGTTGGGCTGAACGTCACGATTACGAGACAGAGATACTCGAAATGTCGGCAGGGGATGAGGCAGGCATCAAAAGTGTCACCGTAATTCTTCGCGGGACATACGCTTATGGCAATCTACGAAGCGAACATGGTGTACACAGATTAATCAGGCTTTCGCCGTTCGATTCTGACCATGCCCGGCATACTTCGTTCGCGCTGGTTGAGGTGATGCCTGAAGCGGAGGCCGACGCCGACATTCAGATCAATCCTGAGGATATAAAACTCGAGGCCTACCGATCCAGCGGCGCAGGCGGCCAGAACGTCCAAAAGGTTTCTAGCGCCGTGCGGCTTACTCACCTCCCCACCGGGACCGTAGTAACCGCTCAAACCGAAAGATCGCAGTATCAGAATCGCGAGATAGCCATGAGCCTGCTTAAAGCCCGTCTGCTCAAGCTCAAAATAGCCGAGCAGGAAGCAGAACGCTCACGCCTTAAAGGTGAGCGAATCTCCGCCGAGTGGGGCAGCCAGATCCGCAGTTACGTGTTGCATCCGTACAAAATGGTGAAAGACCATCGGACGGACTATGAAACTGGTAACACCACTGCGGTCCTCGAACAGGGTGACCTCGATCCGTTCATCGATGCCTACTTGAAGTCCCAGATGGTGGGGTGA
- the hflX gene encoding GTPase HflX translates to MNIFIRRFEKIPKSIINTSTGPERVILIAVDTGGVSDWTAEESLSELAQLVKTAGGVVVGRLLQRLPQPQKMSYLGKGKLEELIETRHTCQYDTAVFDDELTPLQQRTLEEALKVKVIDRVALILDIFARHARTREGKLQVELAQMQYLLPRLAGQWSHLERLGGGIGTRGPGESQLETDKRILQRKISLLESKLDDVSRQRDLYRQKRKREGIPVAALVGYTNSGKSSLLRAMTKAEVLVEDKLFATLDPTTRRMALPDNRQVLVTDTVGFIKKLPPTIVKAFRATLEELSDASLLIHVIDITSPNAVGQCQTVEKILRELELNEKPRITVFNKIDLLPDVTSCRDEASVLNRLKENDGIQPSCAVFTSATKRWGLKDLTETIGRLLTNQTSTA, encoded by the coding sequence TTGAACATCTTTATCAGGAGATTCGAAAAGATCCCAAAATCAATTATCAATACTTCTACTGGACCCGAACGGGTGATCCTAATTGCGGTTGACACCGGCGGCGTTTCGGATTGGACGGCTGAAGAATCCCTTTCTGAACTGGCGCAACTGGTAAAAACAGCAGGAGGTGTCGTGGTAGGGCGTCTCCTGCAACGTTTACCGCAGCCCCAAAAGATGTCTTATCTGGGAAAAGGGAAGCTCGAGGAGTTGATTGAAACTAGACATACCTGCCAGTATGACACTGCCGTTTTTGATGATGAACTCACACCGTTACAGCAAAGAACGCTCGAAGAAGCCCTGAAAGTCAAGGTCATCGATCGCGTAGCGTTGATCCTCGACATCTTCGCTCGCCACGCCAGAACCCGTGAAGGCAAGCTCCAGGTAGAACTTGCACAGATGCAATATCTGCTGCCGCGTCTGGCTGGTCAATGGAGTCATTTGGAGAGGCTTGGCGGCGGTATTGGAACACGCGGCCCCGGCGAATCGCAACTCGAGACGGACAAACGGATTCTCCAACGGAAAATCAGCCTTTTGGAGTCCAAACTCGACGATGTAAGCCGACAAAGAGATCTTTATCGGCAAAAGAGAAAAAGAGAAGGGATTCCTGTTGCCGCCCTGGTGGGTTATACCAACAGCGGCAAAAGCAGCCTGTTGCGTGCTATGACCAAAGCTGAAGTCCTAGTAGAGGATAAATTGTTTGCAACATTGGATCCGACCACCAGGCGCATGGCATTGCCGGATAATCGTCAGGTTTTAGTAACCGACACCGTTGGATTTATCAAGAAACTTCCTCCAACGATTGTGAAAGCTTTCCGGGCGACCCTGGAAGAACTCTCAGATGCTTCCCTTTTAATTCATGTAATTGACATAACGTCTCCCAACGCGGTAGGGCAGTGTCAAACGGTTGAGAAAATCCTCAGAGAACTGGAACTTAACGAAAAACCACGGATCACCGTATTTAACAAGATTGATTTATTGCCGGATGTTACTTCTTGTAGGGACGAGGCCAGCGTTCTGAATAGACTGAAGGAAAATGACGGGATTCAGCCATCTTGTGCGGTGTTTACCTCGGCGACAAAGCGATGGGGATTGAAAGATCTTACGGAAACCATCGGACGCTTATTGACCAATCAGACTTCTACCGCTTAG
- the nfi gene encoding deoxyribonuclease V (cleaves DNA at apurinic or apyrimidinic sites) has protein sequence MIIDQLHDFNFSFSEAIKLQNNLASKIIREDQPLDVKLIAGVDVSIGRQGSTGRAAVVVMHYPSFEIAASSVYEGEVNIPYIPGLLSFRELPLIIPTIERLNVVPDLFIVDGQGIAHPRRLGIASHLGLFTGKPTIGCAKSRLCGEHAEVGMHVGDSEFLVHGDDVIGKVVRTKKGCKLIYISIGHRISLETALNWVLKLCKTHRLPEPVRQAHMAAGRYGTQ, from the coding sequence GTGATTATCGATCAATTACACGATTTTAACTTCTCATTTTCAGAAGCCATAAAGCTGCAAAACAATTTAGCTTCAAAGATCATACGAGAAGATCAACCCCTTGATGTCAAATTGATCGCCGGTGTGGACGTATCGATCGGACGGCAGGGGAGTACCGGTAGAGCGGCCGTCGTGGTAATGCACTACCCTTCGTTCGAGATCGCCGCCAGTTCCGTTTACGAGGGTGAAGTAAACATCCCTTATATTCCCGGATTATTGTCCTTCCGGGAATTGCCCCTTATAATTCCGACTATCGAACGATTAAACGTCGTGCCGGACCTGTTCATCGTCGATGGACAGGGGATCGCCCACCCCAGACGGCTGGGAATAGCTTCGCATCTGGGACTTTTTACCGGTAAACCCACTATAGGTTGTGCAAAATCACGCTTATGCGGTGAACACGCGGAAGTCGGGATGCACGTTGGTGATTCCGAGTTCCTGGTCCATGGTGACGACGTCATCGGAAAGGTGGTCCGTACAAAAAAGGGGTGTAAACTAATATACATCTCGATTGGTCATAGGATCAGCCTTGAAACTGCGCTGAACTGGGTGCTTAAATTATGCAAAACTCATAGGCTCCCCGAGCCTGTGCGCCAAGCACACATGGCAGCCGGGCGCTATGGTACCCAGTAG
- the miaA gene encoding tRNA (adenosine(37)-N6)-dimethylallyltransferase MiaA, with product MNKLVAIVGPTGVGKSDLSIKLARLFNGEIVNADSRQLLKYLDIGTAKLSLEEQQGIPVHLVDITSPDKDFNLAEFQQLTYSTINEVQTRDRLPFLVGGSGLYVWTVLEGWQIPKVEPNKVLREMLENEAQTRGAEVLYGKLKELDPAAAAKINTNNVRRVIRALEIRMGNATDDSARAIKQPLPYRILVIGLTTDRKELYRRIDARVDKMLEKGLVEEVRSVLQMGYGADSAGLKSVGYKEVLGYLRGEMDLRETSERIKAETHRLVRHQYNWFNLKDNRIHWFDIGTEYFENVKQLITDFGKEADSEYGFY from the coding sequence TTGAACAAATTGGTCGCCATCGTGGGTCCTACCGGGGTGGGTAAAAGCGATCTTTCCATCAAATTGGCAAGGTTATTCAACGGGGAAATCGTCAACGCCGATAGCCGGCAGCTTTTGAAATATCTGGACATAGGGACGGCCAAGCTGAGTCTGGAAGAGCAGCAAGGGATCCCCGTTCACTTAGTTGACATAACCTCACCCGATAAGGACTTCAATCTTGCTGAGTTTCAACAATTAACATATTCAACAATTAACGAAGTCCAAACACGGGATCGGTTACCTTTCCTGGTAGGCGGCAGCGGATTGTACGTTTGGACAGTATTGGAAGGTTGGCAAATACCCAAAGTTGAGCCAAATAAAGTACTGCGAGAAATGTTGGAGAATGAAGCGCAGACTCGTGGAGCCGAGGTGTTGTACGGTAAATTAAAAGAATTGGATCCAGCAGCAGCCGCTAAAATCAACACAAACAATGTCCGTCGAGTAATCAGGGCGCTTGAAATACGGATGGGGAATGCCACTGATGATTCGGCTCGGGCAATAAAACAGCCTCTCCCATATCGAATCCTGGTAATCGGTCTGACCACAGACCGCAAAGAGCTTTACCGTCGCATTGACGCTCGAGTCGATAAAATGTTAGAAAAAGGCTTGGTCGAAGAAGTCAGATCTGTCCTCCAAATGGGTTACGGAGCCGATTCGGCGGGGCTGAAAAGCGTAGGTTATAAAGAGGTACTCGGATACTTAAGAGGCGAAATGGACCTGCGGGAAACAAGCGAACGTATCAAGGCTGAAACCCATCGCCTGGTAAGACATCAATACAACTGGTTCAATCTGAAAGACAACCGAATTCACTGGTTCGATATCGGGACCGAGTATTTCGAAAATGTAAAACAACTTATCACTGACTTTGGGAAAGAGGCAGATTCAGAATATGGATTTTACTAA